Proteins from one Candidatus Saccharimonadales bacterium genomic window:
- a CDS encoding 50S ribosomal protein L23, which yields MTTNISVIPRATEKAYAQSQNNVYVFSVPLTANKQEIAAAIEAQFEVKVERIKTLVQNGKAIRFSRGKRSQPGKTTRKDSKKAYVTLAKGDSIQVFDVQPEEEKK from the coding sequence ATGACAACTAATATTAGCGTTATCCCACGCGCAACTGAGAAAGCCTACGCTCAGTCGCAAAACAATGTTTACGTATTTAGTGTGCCTCTCACAGCAAACAAGCAAGAAATTGCCGCTGCTATCGAAGCACAATTCGAAGTAAAAGTTGAACGCATCAAAACACTCGTTCAAAACGGTAAAGCTATTCGCTTTAGCCGTGGCAAACGATCACAGCCAGGTAAGACAACTCGCAAAGACTCTAAGAAAGCCTACGTGACACTTGCCAAGGGTGACAGTATTCAGGTATTTGATGTACAACCTGAAGAGGAGAAGAAGTAA
- the rplC gene encoding 50S ribosomal protein L3, with translation MKALLGTKIGMTQIISESGAAIPVTLIQASPNTVTQVKSVESDGYNAVQVAYGEGKNLSKAVAGHTSPAKVTPKHIREIRVAELPEGLSVGSTIDVTAFALGDVVDATGTSKGKGFAGTVKRHNFNTSKNTHGGNGNVRKPGSIGSMYPQKVFKGKRMAGRMGHDRVTVKNLVVAYIDLENNLIGLRGAVPGPKKGLIIIGGKA, from the coding sequence ATGAAAGCACTTCTCGGTACCAAAATTGGTATGACCCAAATCATCAGCGAGAGCGGCGCGGCTATTCCAGTCACGCTAATTCAAGCTAGCCCCAACACTGTGACTCAGGTAAAGTCTGTCGAATCCGACGGCTACAACGCAGTGCAGGTGGCATATGGTGAGGGTAAGAACCTGAGCAAGGCCGTTGCTGGACACACAAGTCCAGCCAAAGTGACACCGAAACACATTCGGGAGATTCGTGTTGCAGAACTACCAGAAGGCCTCTCGGTAGGAAGCACAATCGACGTAACAGCTTTTGCATTAGGAGATGTCGTTGATGCGACAGGAACTAGCAAAGGTAAAGGTTTTGCCGGTACGGTAAAACGACATAACTTTAATACCAGCAAAAACACCCACGGTGGTAACGGTAACGTCCGTAAACCAGGTTCAATTGGATCAATGTATCCACAAAAAGTTTTTAAGGGTAAACGCATGGCAGGACGCATGGGTCACGACCGAGTAACGGTCAAAAACCTTGTTGTTGCTTACATCGACCTTGAAAACAATTTGATTGGTCTTCGTGGTGCTGTTCCAGGTCCTAAAAAGGGTCTGATCATCATTGGAGGAAAGGCATAA
- the rplD gene encoding 50S ribosomal protein L4 has protein sequence MAETTTAAKTALPKEVFNVEVTNHELLKLAYDSYLAKARLSSATTKQRGEVRGGGKKPWKQKGTGRARFGSSRNPIWRGGGVVFGPNGTENYTKRISTGSKRVAIRQALTLANQAKLILVKDVKTTGKTTDVIKFLADNKLDRKVLLVVDEKTPELIRATNNIQQLLLVRSTYLSVYHILNADHIVIAPSALSTIKTWLVKEEA, from the coding sequence ATGGCTGAGACAACTACAGCAGCTAAGACTGCTCTACCAAAAGAAGTCTTCAACGTCGAGGTGACAAACCATGAACTATTGAAGCTGGCATATGACTCATATCTTGCCAAAGCTCGTCTTTCGAGCGCAACTACCAAACAGCGTGGCGAAGTCCGCGGTGGTGGTAAGAAGCCATGGAAGCAAAAAGGTACTGGACGTGCGCGTTTCGGTAGCTCTCGTAACCCAATTTGGCGCGGTGGTGGTGTTGTTTTTGGACCTAACGGTACTGAAAACTATACAAAACGTATTAGCACTGGTAGCAAACGTGTGGCTATTCGCCAAGCGTTGACACTCGCGAACCAAGCGAAACTTATCCTTGTAAAAGATGTTAAGACGACTGGTAAGACGACTGATGTCATCAAGTTCCTTGCCGATAACAAGCTTGACCGTAAGGTCCTCCTCGTTGTCGACGAGAAAACACCAGAGCTCATTCGTGCGACTAACAATATCCAACAGCTTCTGTTGGTACGTAGTACATATCTAAGTGTGTATCACATCCTAAACGCTGATCATATTGTTATTGCACCTTCAGCCCTTTCTACCATCAAAACATGGTTAGTAAAGGAGGAGGCGTAA